ACAAGTACGCCTACGAGCGCATCGAGATGGCCCTGCACGACCACCCCGTGCACCGCTTCATGGCCTGCGGCGTCGCCGGACTCTCCGTCGCCGCGGACAGCCTGTCCGCCGTGAAGTACGCCCGGGTCAAGGTGATCCGGGACGCCACCGGGCTGGCCGTCGACTTCCTGACCGAGGGCGAGTTCCCGGCGTACGGCAACAACGACGACCGTGCCGACGCCATCGCCGTCGGGCTGGTGGAGTCGTTCATGGCGAAGGTCCGCCGGCACCCCACCTACCGGGACGCCGAACACACCCAGTCGGTGCTGACCATCACCTCGAACGTCGTCTACGGCAAGCACACCGGCAACACCCCCGACGGCCGACGTGCCGGAGAGCCCTTCGCGCCCGGCGCCAACCCGATGAACGGCCGGGACCGGCACGGGGTCGCCGCCTCCGCGCTCTCGGTCGCCAAACTCCCCTACGAGCAGGCCCGCGACGGCATCTCACTGACGACCACCATCACCCCCGAAGGGCTGGGGCACGTCCCCGAGGAGCGTGCGGGGCACCTGGTGGGCATCCTCGACGCCTACACGGCTGCCGGCGGCTTCCACATGAACGTCAACGTGCTGGACCGGGCGACCCTGCGGGACGCCATGGAACACCCTGAGAAGTACCCCGAGTTGACGATCCGGGTCTCCGGATACGCCGTCAACTTCGTCCGCCTGACCCGCGAGCAGCAGCTCGACGTGATCAGCCGCACCTTCCACGGGTCGATGTGAAGGTGACGAAGGTGGAAGGGGCCAAGGCGAATGGCGCGACGGTGAAAGGGGCGACGGTGAAGGCGCCCACCGGGCGGATCCACTCCTGGGACCTGTCCACCGGCGTGGACGGTCCCGGGACCCGGTTCGTCCTCTTCCTCAGTGGCTGCCCGTTGCGCTGCCTGTACTGCGCCAACCCTGACACCTGGCACATGCGTGACGGGCGGGAGACGACGGTCGACGAGGTGATGACGGAGATCGAGAAATACCGCGCCTTCGTCACCACCGCAGGGGGAGGAGTCACCCTCACCGGCGGGGAAGCACTGCTGCAACCCGCCTTCACCGCCGCGCTGCTGCGCCGCTGCAAGGAAGCCGGACTGCACACCGCCCTGGACACGTCCGGCTTCCTCGGCGCGCGTGCCACCGACGAACTCCTCGCCGACACCGATCTGGTCCTGCTGGACATCAAGGCGTTCGACATCGCCACCTACCGGAAACTGACCGGCGGGCGCCTCGCCCCCACGCTC
The DNA window shown above is from Streptomyces sp. NBC_01451 and carries:
- the pflA gene encoding pyruvate formate-lyase-activating protein, yielding MKAPTGRIHSWDLSTGVDGPGTRFVLFLSGCPLRCLYCANPDTWHMRDGRETTVDEVMTEIEKYRAFVTTAGGGVTLTGGEALLQPAFTAALLRRCKEAGLHTALDTSGFLGARATDELLADTDLVLLDIKAFDIATYRKLTGGRLAPTLSFATRLDRLGVPMWIRYVLVPGWTDDPRSVDALARFVAELGTVKRVDVLPFHKLGASKYEALGIPFPLRDTPAPGPDLIESVRRRFREQGVPAS